The Cydia amplana chromosome 9, ilCydAmpl1.1, whole genome shotgun sequence genome includes a region encoding these proteins:
- the LOC134650725 gene encoding uncharacterized protein LOC134650725, which produces MTVQQLSSNISDDSDDMVSLPSEEEIYRRKYQLLLERCEVLQQDNERIVNRIHEAKKITKRYRKDIKLLVERLDKHGDGFRTASLDAEMKPDVVVKTARVPSKAQPAPKQMEKQNAGSVKKPGPKRKSKADKPERDPNAPKKPCNAFFQFCQEQRPVVVAETSSEMGGEPTKQEVTRQLASRWRALSTEDKRVYVAMFERSKEKYAEEMSAYIKKEQ; this is translated from the exons atgacaGTACAACAACTGAGCTCTAATATTTCTGACGACTCTGATGACATGGTTAGTTTACCATCGGAAGAAGAGATTTACAGGCGTAAATACCAACTGTTATTGGAACGATGTGAGGTGTTACAACAGGATAACGAACGAATTGTGAATAG GATACACGAAGCTAAGAAAATAACAAAGCGTTACCGTAAAGATATCAAGCTCTTGGTAGAGCGTTTGGACAAGCATGGAGATGGGTTCAGAACCGCGTCATTGGACGCGGAGATGAAACCTGATGTGGTGGTCAAGACTGCACGGGTGCCGTCTAAAGCGCAGCCAGCGCCCAAACAGATGGAGAAGCAAAATGCTGGTAGTGTTAAAAAGCCTGGACCTAAAAGAAAAAGCAAAGCTGACAAG CCAGAAAGAGATCCAAATGCACCTAAGAAGCCTTGCAATGCATTTTTCCAATTCTGCCAAGAGCAGCGGCCAGTGGTAGTGGCAGAGACTAGCTCCGAGATGGGAGGAGAGCCTACCAAGCAGGAAGTAACCAGACAGCTAGCCTCAAGATGGAGAGCACTATCTACAGAAGACAAGAGG gTATATGTGGCCATGTTCGAGAGATCAAAAGAAAAATATGCAGAAGAGATGTCAGCATATATAAAAAAGGAACAATGA